The sequence TGACGCTTGATCTAGAAAGAGTATAAAAGTAATCCTAGAATATCTTGATGATTTAATCGTCTAGAAATTACGTATAATTTGGGGAAATGatagtaaattagaaaaaaatacgaCTAATTAATGTATGAATATTGTATAAAACTTAAGTAAAGTATTCAATGAGTTTGTGAATTGTCAGAAGTATTCACAGTTTAGTGTTAAACGTGACATTATcgaaacaattaataattttttttaagttttgaaacgTTTTTGCACTAAGGATTAAAACTACAAGAGAATGTAGCATGCTACAAACTTTACctctgtattattttttttattgttacatagactgaattttgcattatttttaaaaataatccaaACAAACTTCCCCAACAAAAGAACACATTACAACAGCATCATGTTATTGTTGGTATgtttacagttttctttattttagctaAATTCTTATTCTGTAAGTGATCGCTGATCTTGCCTTTGGTCATTAAAGTAACACaagcagtaattataattatattaagtttGAGTGTaagatttatgtaaatattttactagtagCTAAAGTTTACACAGGTTGTTGATCAATAACAGAATTAGAATACAGCTTGTGAAATATTTTCAGGCATTTATTCAGATAATAAGACTTCGCACGGTATATTTTTCtcagaaatgttaaaacaaatgttataaaaaaatctcaaaaacaATATACTCTTACATGTTTCTGAATCTATTTGGGAATTTTTTACTCAAACAAATACTTGAAAATCACTTGCATTAGACTCACTAATACgcaaaaatacacattttcattAATAGGAAGTTGTTTtgacaacaaatatgatttttaactATAGAAGCTTATCGATCCTTTTACATAAGTCACTTTTACAtacggtatgtttgcggactcacatagttaaaaactgggtttcaatactcatgatggaaagagtacagatagcccattgatagctttgtacttaattctaaacaaacgaatctttacataaaattacatttctttacGATTGCTTTGATGATGGGGCATATCGCACACGATACTTTACTATGTTTCCTTGCTCAGTAACGATACTTATTACTTTTGATTACCAATAAGCATGCATTGTATACTCATGTAAAGCAATGTTTCACGTCATAAATGTCactctttattataaaaaagttattttaaaattccgCTTTTCCTTCTTATGCTCATGAATTTATTTAGGTTATATTTACTTCTAGCAGGAGCTGACACGCAtaacaaattactttttaatactaataatcttgtttgttttttttttttaaattcgcgcaaagctacacgagggctatctgcgctagccatccctaatttagcagtgtgagactagatggaaagtagctagtcatcaccacccaccgccaactcttgggctactcttttaccaacgaatagtgggattgatcatcacattggaacgtctccacggttgaaatgttgagtatgtttggtgtgacgggcattcgaacccgcgacctcagattacgagtcgaacacttaacccacctggccatgccaggcctactgaTAATTTACCACATAGGCTTAGAAATAGGTTCTCAGATTCTTACTAGCAGCAAATTACTTTATTCCTGCATTTTTGTCTCTCATATCAGACCTGGTTTTTCCTTTCCTTTCCCTCGTTGTATTCCTGTCTTTGTATTTTTTTCCCCCCATCAGACGTCGAACTGTTCCAGGTTGTTGCTATTTTATCGGAATTTAGGTCTTCTCAGTTTTTAGTCAGTCCGATCACCAACTGTTCCAGgaaacaaattgtgtttgttttgaattttgcgcaaaagcCACTCGTTGGCTATCTACACCACTAGTCACTAATTTAAACTACAGGGAAGGTAAATAGTTAACACCAccaaccgccatctcttggactattctttaccACCGCAAACTGGGAccaaccgtaacattataataccgccacagctaaaaggacgagtACGTTCAGTTACTGGATATTAACCCGAAACTTGCAGATTGCGAGTCCAGCGTCATAACTACCAGACTCAGGGAAAGTAGTTCGTTCTGGACTCAGAAAGTAAGAAAAGCATGGTAGCGCGTGTagaaaaatacgtttttattttcgTAATAGCTTTTGTTACGTAAAGTTCATGttataatgaaagaaataaataaagatactCGTGTTGCATCTGGGTAAATTTCGGCTTATTAAAATCTCTATAATAAAACAATGGTTTTTTTCTGTTGCTGTTCCTACAAAGAAAGAGAAACTACTACCggtaaggttttgttgtttttcagaataTCTAAGGCATTAGAGGGATTTAGATCTTTTAGATGACAAGCGTAGAAACAATAACGACTTTAATCGtcgcttaatttaaaaacaaaataccattattattatttcgacCTATGATTCGCCATTGCGGCTTTATCAGGGTTTAATTATCAGCAATGCTTATTTATTATGAGTGTGTTTGTAATCCAACATTGTTTTGCTtttggattttaaaatattaaaagaactgtCATATAAGTCgcgatattaaaataatgttttgaaaaaccaAATAACATAATTCCTCGCTATTACTCATAAAAAGGAAGAGTTTATCTTAATAAACCAAATACAATCTTGGTAaagtaaagttaatgttaacaaaattaattttcataaaccGAAGACAACCTTCATTCCCAACTTAAAGAAAATGTTCATAAAACAAAGAGAGTTCATAAACTAATGTTTCTGTAGTTAGACGATTTGGAGCTTCCTTTAGACGTTTccacattttttgttgttgttgttgttgctataATGTGAATTTTGAACAATTATGTCCACAGACAAGTTATCTAGAATTTCATTCCAGGATAGCTTTTAACCAATCTGTGTAATTACAGGGTAATTATAGAAATGGCCACGAGATCACAAAAAAGGACAACAACCAATATAACACAGAGAAAGCTGAAGGTTTGGTTGCTAAATTGCAGTAGTGCCAGTCGCTACAAATGCATAACTCCTCAACAGCGCCATCTGACAGTTGTTTCACGAAACATCCCTCTTTCTCATTCGACATTCCGCAGAATCGCTTCACCGACATAACTTTATCTGCAAAGAATAATCGAAATCATCTGTTATAAGGAAATTGAATAAATTGTAAGTGTCCGTGAACAGTTAATTTGCAATAAATAAAGTACACTACTAATTATATCACGTTCATGCGATAGATGaaaaaaaactggtttgttttggttttctttttttaatttcaaacaaagagtttcagttttaaatatgttacaaatacCCCATTTTTAGTCTTCTTAAGGTATATTTTTTGACAagaatttaataattcattcataTCTTACATAGAAATATTATGTCTATTgatttatatatctgtatatacacacacgttAGAGTGATATTTGTACACAAACCAGAGGTCAAACGCTAGTTTGTAAACATGATTTTGGGAGGTATGCGGTACGGCACAGCTTATACCCATGGGTACGAAATATTTAGTAAGTTCGGTTTGTTGGTTTCTCTGATGTTAAAGGTTTTATTACATATGGAAGCAACTGAATATACTAAGTACTGAACCccttctttctttttaataatcTGCTCTGTGGCCCAAGGTTATGTAGTTAGATACTGTAAATTATCTTCATAAATCAGCTACTATATGCAGACGATTTGGAGCTTGTAACTATGcaaaaatgttgattttaagCTTTGTGATTTATAAAGGATATGTATTTTCTGTCCCTAAAAACACAGAAACTACCTATTTGCTACATCAGTTTAGGAATTCTAAACTGGCAGTACGTCTTGCATCAAATGGGATAATACGTGTGACTTCTGGTGCTCGAATTTTTTAGATCTGATCAATGTTACCAAAAAGTACGTACTTCGTATAATTACACTAAATTTAATGGAAATCCCTCAACACTTAGTTTTCGACCCTCTTTTTTTAAACCTAGggatataaatgaaataatcagttgatgttaattatttacttacctccgattttattgatttcttttataCACATTCCATCAGTGACATTACATACTTGACGATTACACATGAGCTCCACTGGTGGCTCGGTATTGGCTGTATGGAGATGCTCGTGCAGTGCTCGAGTCCACGAGCAGTTGTAACATTTCAAGTCTGATTCCTTAATTCCATATCCAtgagtttctttaaaattaataaataaataaaacaataaaatcaacaatttttcaaaataaaaataccacCTACTGCTATGAAGAGTATTTCTGTGACAATTTGCTGTTTTCGATAATGCGTCAGTGTTTGTCTGTCAAATAAAGACGAATTTATAAAAGCATTCACCAAACTCAGATACTACGGCTTAAAAGTATTTTCCAGAATTAAACGAAAGATAGTTTAAGTATGTTCAAAGTCATACTTATTAGCTCTTGTGAACTTGAGTTACTGGATGTAAACGAATGGTTAATATCACTTAGAACTTAGGTTACACGTAGGTGACTCGAGAGGCCTTCTTATTGTGTATATACTTTACaggtatattatatattaattatcaaTGAAACAGGGCTGTAATGACCACTcattcaatttaaaatatatcattaccaagaattaattttatgtatcaGTTATTTGTCCATTACAGGATATTTTATAGCTCGTGCGAGGTGCGAAAAATGTAACTCGTTCAAACCTGGGACTTTAAAACTTTTAGATACTAAACACAACTTCTTTGTATTAGGAAAGTTGGTCGTGGAAGAATACTACAGTTTCAAAAAcaagctatataaatatatttttctaaacgtACTC comes from Tachypleus tridentatus isolate NWPU-2018 chromosome 12, ASM421037v1, whole genome shotgun sequence and encodes:
- the LOC143234132 gene encoding uncharacterized protein LOC143234132; amino-acid sequence: MRRLCSMDRLTFASLLWFVSLSLYIGETHGYGIKESDLKCYNCSWTRALHEHLHTANTEPPVELMCNRQVCNVTDGMCIKEINKIGDKVMSVKRFCGMSNEKEGCFVKQLSDGAVEELCICSDWHYCNLATKPSAFSVLYWLLSFFVISWPFL